DNA from Onthophagus taurus isolate NC chromosome 2, IU_Otau_3.0, whole genome shotgun sequence:
GAAAAACTAACAAAGGAAGGCAGAAGGATGGATATCCTAAAAAACGCGAAAGAGTTGGAAAGAACGAACATATAGATAGATGAGGACTACTCTAAGAAAATTCAGAGAGAAAGATATGATTTGATGACTGAACTAAGAGAACTCAGGAGGAAAGGAGTTAAAGCTCATTTAcataatacaacaaaataattgtaaaggATGAAGAAGTATAGGAGGCAAGATAAATATACGTTTGTGGCGGAAGAAAGAAAGGCTAAGAGTGTTATTGATTACATCATATACACCCGGAATCTCCAAAACAGAGTTGAGGTAAAGACTGAAGCAGAAGCAAAAATGGGAACCAACCACAGACTagttgaagaaatgaaaacctacattaaaataaacaaccaTAAACTAAAGCAGGATTAAGAAAGACTAAAATACCAAGAAAAACCAAACAACGattataaaactagaacaaacagAGAATTTAACACTGGAGGAAAGGtggcgaatttttaaagaaataatgtgAAATAAAGTTATGGAGGTGTGTGGAatgagaaaatataataatcagACAAAGAGAACACACTGGTGGAATGAAGAGGTCCGACACGAaatcaagaagaagaaagaggCATGGAAGAAATACATAAGAACGAATTTGGAAGAGGATAGAGCAAATTATAGAACGAACAGAGATGTAAGAATATGGTAAGGGAGgcgaaaaagaaaagttgggAACAAATCGACACAAAGTGCTGGAAATTCtggaaacaaataagaaaaCTACAGAGAGATCAAAGGAAACAGATAAACGCCctcaaatataaaaacaacTACAAGGGAAATTCTGGACATATGGGCGGATTTTTATGCAGAAAAGCTCAAGGATGGGAAACGGACGCAATCAATGGGGGAAGACACTACACACATAGCAACTGAAGAGATAACAATGGAAGAATTAGGAGAGGtaatgatgaagatgaaaacaGACAAGGTTTGCGACAAAGACAAGATAGATCTGGagatgataaaatatttaggATTCAAAGGGAAGGAGTGGCTTCTGACAAGTAACACTAGGGAAGTGTCATACGGCGAGTTTCTTGAAATTTGGCACACAAGTAGTGTATGGAAAAATATTCGACACGTATATTGTCATTTCTGCCCGATCGCTGTTTTAAGGGTAGAAATCATTCGTTCCGATTTTGGAGATAAGTGCAATTATTTTACGAATTATTGCGAAATCATGTCATTAGGGGTTTTAGGGGTCGCTGATGACGAATCTGATGTCCGTTTTCGAGAATTCAGAATGGGGGgcgcatttttttttatcttattataTCTCATTGATGCGAAAAAttcaaggggtgatttttcagcaaaaattaaggggtgtctttcatataactttttgttcaaaacccgTTCTCCTCCAAGTTACAACCCTCTAAAGTTaggggaaaaaattgtttttatttaataatccactatggaggaatttagaagaatgaaatttggcagataactgttgctaataaaatgacaccttttgacgatttttgtaaccctaaaatgttattacattgcatcagaactttttaatgcgtttacatttcttcatttataaagttgatttaaataaaggGATTTAATCTGCaatttttttgtctcttaatattttctcctaaaattgttagtttgaccataaaaaaataaaatcatactTAGACCCATTTGACATAAATTCACAGATTGGTTGTTACCCAAGAGTTAAACATATGCTATTCTGTATTTAGGATTTTAAAAGAAGAACTGTTGTATCCTTATTATGGATAGCCTAAGTCCCttcttatttataatattaatggacAGAGTGATAAAAAACACAATAACAACAACAAGTAAATATCAAACAGTaataggttataaaagtttaaaaatagataatcATATAACCATAAAAAGGAAAGGAAGTTAGTTGAAATGTGGacagaaaaaattgaaaagatggGCCTAGAATATAACGtgaataaatgtaaaattgtgataataaacaaaaatgaaagaacaaataacacaaaagaaatatttattaaggaaCAAAAGATAGAAGAAATATCATCATATCAGTACTTGGGCAGTATAATAGCACAAGATGGAAGGATAGATTTAGAAGTAAATGCAAGAATAAGGAAAACAAACAACATATATCATACTCTAAACTAAACAGAACAATTTTTGGGAAGAAGGAGatagataaaaagataaaatggtAAGTGTATAACATGGTGGCACTTCCAATATTAACATATCCCAGTGAATCATGGACACTCCAAGATAAACAAGAAGGAAAGATCACAAcaatagaaatgaaatttttacagAAAATAGTGAGATAATCAGCAAAATAGAGAGAAAGCAACTAAACTGGTACACCcatataattaaaatggaACATAAAAGAATAGtaaaaaaggtatttgaagcaaagaataaggataataaaaatagggGAAGACCTAGGAAGAAGTGGGATGAAAGAATAGCAGAAGTTGGGAAGAGAGAGAAGACTCTAGCAGATATAAAGGGATTAGCCAAGAACCAGAGGGAGTGTGGAAGAAGTGGATGGAGGCataaaaaggttttaaaattaaatacaaaccGTGGTGTGAGACATTGAATTTCTCTGAATATAGCTATAGCATCCCCAGAGACACTGATAACACTAGCTTTGTTCATAACTTGTTTTTGGAACGCTTCAACAGGATCTAAATCACCAGCTAATTCATTTGAAGGTATAAAAAATCTCATTTCCATTAAACTAACAGGAGCGTCAtcattttgatgaaattccATCGTAATCTCATTCTTTCCAGTGATACATTGCGAAACGTGATTTAACGGAATTTCAAAAGCTGTTTTATCATCGATATCAAAGCCAAGTACGGAGCCATTAAACTTAGCAATACCCCAATTCCATCCTTTTAAACTAAGCTCCTTCTCTAACATATCAATCTTATACATTGACGTAAAATATTTcgcaatcttttctttttctgagTCTTTGAAGCCGGCGTAACGATGAAGGgaaccatttttcaaaaatatacgTAACCCCCATGTACCAACAAAGTTTTGGAAATTCACAACATCCATTTCTGTAGCGGGTATTTGCTCCACTTTACCCGTTTTACTGTTTTTAAAAACTATGTTTTGATCggtcatttttaatttaccagGAGTCTACATTTTGAGGGAAAATAAATGGTTACTAATATTAcgaattgataaataattaggTAAATTTACCATTAATCCTTTTATTTCCGCTTGTATATCGGAATACTCTAAGAAATCCATTTTGAAAACTCTATTTCATGCAATAACGGTTTACGAAAAACGCGGAAAATAAATGAGGTTATGTATTAttgacataaacataaaatgtCATGTATTTGCTAGAATTTCCATTGgatagaaataattatttaattaataaatgtttcattctaaatcaaatttgatttgtATGATAAGTTTAATTAATCAGTGTTACTTATAcgataaaatttgaaataagcaatacatttttttcattttaaatctttattataaGAATCAATCGAACCCTAAACGTCTAAAACCAAATGAATTAATTTCCTAATTATTGcaatatatattaaatatgtgaatacttttttatttataaacgcatataattaaaatctaaaacaatttcatttcttaaatttttttaaatccaatagAATCATTACTCCaaatggggtcatacacgattttttttttattataatttctgaaagtttatataaaaatatagttaccgttatttttttttttatattttcgaacaaaatcattgttaaaaaaattattgaaaatttatacacccatttgcgcttttaaaattcccgcGTTGATGACGTACGATTCTCACTTTTACGTCCCCTGCTCCCCGCTCAAATGCGAGAAAGAGATGAACGTCATTTaggttgtattgaaaagagatagagtgtttgtaggttatgtttattatgttttgttcatggatgtaatagagacactgtattacatccatggttttattttgacactgtcacaccgcaagcgctatctaacggacaatttaacttgttttaggcAGTGCGGTTCCTACGTCACAGAAAAGCcgcgaaattatttcgtttgaatatttgctatttttcacttcaaattacgcaaaatataaaattgatcaaaatatttcttttactttgtgtTCATGCATATACTTACATATAtcgtttgacataaaaattttctctaaatttaataagtgtgtatgaccccattaGACATGACATTCCTTGGcaacctaacctaaaaaaatgataacctcaaatataccgaaatttatatttaaaggtttttatttattaattcactctattaatttactttattgtatttaaatcttatttttaagCCCCCGCTGTTAATCTAGTCCAAACATGCGgaatgaaatttttcaaaccTCCAAAGCAATAcaatggtaaaaaaaaattataatttaagaaaaaattactttaatacataattttaGATGTCGTAATCCCGGAAAAACCGAAATTACGTTTCTTTGATAAAGTACCTCAATATCCAGCAAGTATTAAACCCCCAAAAATgcagaagaaattaaaattaatgcgaGGTCCTGAATTGGTACataacacatttttgtataaacaaTATGGGATTATTGCAACTGGGGGTGGTCGATTAAGATGGGGTCACTTTGAAATGTTGCGTTTGAGGATTGGTAGGGAAATGGATACTAGTCGAATGTTTGCTATTTGGAGAGTTGATGCTCCATGGCAGCCGGTGACTAAAAAGGGGCAAGGACATCGCATGGGTGGTGGAAAAGGAGCTGTTGATCATTATGTAACACCGGTTAAATCAGGTGGGAAATTGATTTAGTTggaattgcaaaataaaatttgtatcgTTTTTCTTTAAGGTCGTGTAATTGTCGAATTAGGTGGAAAATGTGAATTTCTTGAAGTTAAAGACTTCTTAAACGATATCGCTGCAAAATTACCATTTAAAGCAATGGCTATTTCTCAAGAAATgttagataaaattaaagaaaaagaaatatctgatgaagaaaataatattaatccaTATACTATGAAATATTGCATACAGAATAATATGGGTGGTTGTAGAAACTGGTTATCTCCTGTTGATTATAAATGGTTTGGAAagtatcattaattaaaaaatgaaaatatttctatttatgtatttttgaataataagtacattgtaataaatcttttgtaatcaagaaaaatatttgagTATCAACAAtaagaatcattttaattacttaaaatctaaaagaataaatatttctttttatcataTACAGTATTATACACATAAGCAACTTtgagttgagtttaaaaaaataactacataataaaatttgtctaaatataaattaaaaaacagattataaTCCAGCATGATGAGTATCGTTTGGACTACGACGgggagaaaaaatgtttttatcacaTTCTTGGTCCCtacaaaaaagtaataaatatttgataGACTAGGTCAAGGTTTATGTTTAATAGTACAGTAAACCCCCCTGAATAAGCGGCTTCAGTAACcgcgaattttgaaagactACTACATCCTATGAACAGATGCTCAGCTTGATGACTTAATTAGCCTTGTGtatcttaagatggctaaacccgaattttctagttttacttttagttcaataaaaatatacaacaatgtaGCATCTACAACAACTCTgctttattcatttttattaataacgcTTCCatccaaattattattaataatcgatGAACATACCGCGTGGTCCCAAACCTCACTTATTCCTAGAGATAAAAAACTCCGCTAGAAAATTGTCCAAGGTAATTTTGTCATCCTACATGATGGCTCCCTCTGTCGGTCCTGGAATAGCTCGGACGGTTCGGGAATCCCAGAGACGTGAATGAACGCGTTTAGGTTTGTACATTTATTATTGTGTGAAGTATCGCATGGCAGATGAGGGAATAGTGGAGGGTAAAAACAAAGTTGTGATCAGTGTTGCCACCTTTGCAGCAGCAATATTCCTTTTCTGTCTACTGAAAATTCCCTTTTAGCCACCAAAATTCCCTTCAAGAGGCTTCTGCAACGAGCTAATTTTGTTGTTAGCAACTAAGAAAAAAGTTGTGGTTGTGACCAAGGTCCGTAAAGCGTGTTGTACAAGTTTGGCCAGACAAAGGATTTCAACGTATGAAAGGTGAACTCCCCTGAGATGCCCTACTCGTGACGTGACGTGGTACAGATGCTgacttttaaaagaaaagtattctatagttcattttttttctataatacctgtcaaattgttgtaaagttggcaaaactaacagggagttttgttatatgatgttttgaaataaatatgtcacactGACGTTTATTTGACTCTGCTGACGTTTaagctttcgttattcaaaaagaaaacgtgcataaaaaatgttgtgggtgTGTATTTGGCATTTATTTACCTACAAAaggtgttttgttctatttaattactatgtagcacgtttttacaataaatatgtacttggttaaaatcgtatttatctaaaaatttattagtattttaacctcaattatttagttactgaaaatgttactaaaaatcagaaaaacaacataaattttataaaggtcctagataataccaacagaaaccctaaaaaatttacattgacaagtattatagaaaaaaacgaactatataTGTATACCTTTGTCATTTTGTCACTGACAAACGTACAGCAGGTCAGAAAATTGCATAGTAGAAGGGTACTTTTCTTATTTGCGCATTTATCATCCCCACAGTAGCATTAACTTTGCCGTGTGGCCGGTCGCTTATCCCTACAATGGTCACTGTTGGTTGCCTAACCTATTGACATCACTCTTTTACACGGGAACTATGCTGAACGCTCAGTCCAGTTAATAATCATGTCACTGGGTTAAGACAAGTAGCTGAATGCTTTTATCAGTTGGAAAGTAATTTTGAAACAGCCGTTCCTAAAGCCCTTTGCTTAACCAAGAGGAAAGGTAAGTAAAAAACTGTTCAGATAAGAGAAAGCAAATGGGAATAAATCTAATCCATTTTACTCCAAATATTCTAGATCCAAATTTCAATGGAATTCTGTTCATCTTAATAGAGAATAAGTACAAGCAACAGCTTATGGACAATATGGCTACTATGACAAGCCCAGATGAATCTGCAGAGGTAATGGTAGAATTGGCCCTTTATCAATCTAAAAGGGTTATTTGTAAAAAACGTATGTTTTAAAATCCTTCCTATCCTATCTATTTTATTgctcataatttaaaattattagattcATGTGATACCACCTAGTCATAGTTCTGCCACCAATGTGGAGGTTAATAAAGGCAATGAAGTGATTAAATGCAGTGATTTGGAAACTTTGCCAGAGTTGTCTGAAAATTCATTATATTCTAactaataattgtttaaaatttttcttagaataatatttgttttttgttgttttttttttgttatttatttctaagaaattattttttacgcCTAATATATTCTAAACATCATAAATCAGCCCTCCATAGTAATTAATCCCATAAATATGAACCTTACCATGATACAGCTGTCAAACTAAATTTTCCAAGCTTGTTCTCAGaaaattctcaaaatcaaGAATATTCTATTTGTTCTTCTATCTCTACTTATCTCATAAAGCCTTAACTACGCCATCCGCGGTATATTTAACTGAACCCTCGCGGATACGGGGAGTTTACTgtataacataataaaattatcttacttaaaaaatgaaaaatgctGTTCTAATAAAAATCTGGAATTACACTGTGACAGTTCCGGCCAATGCGATAAGATGTTTCTTAGATATTTTTGAAGACGTTTGCGTCTACCTTCCACTAAATTTGCGTCCTAAAAGTGGCTTTGTAACTAAGAAACTTTATTATCAATATCGTACCTTTTTGCCTATACTCTTTTTTGGTGGAAAATCAAACGTTGAAACAGCTggatctaatttttttaaatcagtgTGTAAAGCATAAAATTGAGCATATCTTCTATAAATATTCCATTCATCTCGACCAGctctcaaaaaaatttgataaacatGATGAGAAGTTGAACCACTACCTgaaaaataattgatgaataaattaaaatttttcaattaattcaagTGTCTATTTCAACCTGTTAGAAACGCTGATGGTATCCAAACATTGACGACACGTCTAGAATCATCATCTTCATCCAAAATTCCAACAGGTCCTCTTATTTCTTCCAATTCATCGCTCAACCTATCGATAATCCTATCTTTAGCGcataatttcttttgtaaaatcacattaaaatcgattaattcaGCGTGCATTTCAGCTACTTGAACCAatttagtttcaaaaattttcgcTTCCTTCCTATAATCTGGGTTGAGATTCTGTGTGGAAACATTTTCATCAATTACAGCATTTTCTTGTTTCAATAATTGAACTGCACTGATGTATTTCTTTAATTGTTCTcgtaaattttcattttctatgGTTAAATTCCCAATTTTCTCATTTAACCTAACTATatctaaattttttctttcaatttcaGTAAAAACGTTACTTATATCAATTGGATCATCGGGAGATTCAgggtttttatttgaaatcgGTGTCAATTCACCAATATTCGCTTGTGTTAAAGGAGTTAAAGGTCCTTCTAAACtagtaaaactaaatttatctCTCGACCCACTCGTTTCTATACTTAATTTACGCctaatttgttgtttttcgtTGTTATCTGGTGGCTTTTTATCAATTTCCGTTGGTAAAGTATCTGAAGTTATAGAACTGGAACTGGAAGGAACGCTTGAAGATAATGATAAAGAAGTGgtttcatcatcatcaaacGAAATTATCTGTTTTGGTATTTTGcgttttttcttttgggtGTTTTctacatttcaaataaacaaattttgatcaattaaagttaattaattatgattaagAGTGGAATTAACCTGGAATTGGGGCATCAATAATCGGTTCAGccatcgattttaatttatccaTTTTTTCCATCGCATTACCACAATTAAATTCCGATTTATCTATACTTATAGCAAATAAAATAGAACCTaaaccttaaaattaattaaaaatatattaatttcataatcaaattgaaaataaaaaaatttttaagttggcATTCTGAAATTTGACACTAGTTgtcaaaattgtcaattttCAAATGTCACTTCATTAATCCTTAAATAAAGGGAGTaagtatattaattatttacctGCTGCCATATTTGGCAATAAACTGCTTTGTTCTTCATTATATAATAATGCCCAATCctcataataaatttttaataattccttaTTGTTTACTAAAGACTGAAAATACCGTTCCAaagatttttcatttaaagcTGATCGAATCCAAGCTTTTCCTCGACCTGTATCGGtccaaatttgttttaaaatcgcgTAACGTTCGTTTTCGTGTTTAGTTAAGTGTTTTGAAACAAATGGCCAAAAAgctataaaagttaaaaaattattaaaaaaaaaaacttgagaattaattaaattaaacttacatatattgtcattatttaaatgtaaactgTTACTAACGATATCAGATACTTGTTTTAGCGTCGAAATTTGTTGAACAACTAATGGTTTATTTCTTAATCCATGTAATAAAACGGATTCTAATGTTAAACATAAAGCGGCTACGCAGCTATCGTACTCGGTGGCTAATTCTTTTTTACCACCGTACCTAGTTTGGCACTTTTTTACACAATCTAATAACTGTTGAATCAATTTCCCCGATTCTTCCGTTTTTTGAGGAGCCACTGAAGACGAAATTACCGTTGACATCAGTTTTAATGACTAATACAAAAAACAAGGTGCTAGAGAAAGttgtttttattcttttaatccGGAGATGATTTGAAGCGTTTTTAGGTTAGACTTACCATAATTCACAGACGATAAACAGTGtggaacattttaaaacagttttaaaTCGATTGGGAGTTAATACTGTTATttgtttctaataaaaaacgGGAACAAAACGATCAGTTTACACATAGTTTAGTTAGATACTGTAAACGATATTCGTTTcacaatttgatataaaatgcGCAATCGCGAATGAGAAAAGAATAAAGAGAATTATATAGGTGCCCTTCACGGAGGCCTTGAGAAGGTTTTGAGTTTAAGTAGCACGTGTAGTACTATCAAGTAGACAAATAAATGCGAAATCTTTGTTATTACTGAttatcataataaataatgaaatatttgtataaattaataaaaaatggaatttgGGTTGAGtgcaagttttattattagttgaccatttatatcataaaaaaatacttattaaTATTGTAAAAATAGTCCGAGAAATaaaggttaaaattttaaaatatttgtcaCTTTTTAACTCttgaaattgacgtttaaaaaagtgccaaaacatttttattttattttccagAACCCTACTTTACCTACTTTAATACATCTAAATGACAGCTGAGAAAGTGTGGTTATGTTTTAGTgtttacttttaatattaaattgcagatatgatttttatttaatgcgaATGTTATTTTAGAGATATGCAGTAGTATTTTGTTGTCCCCAATActtatttatgtatttgttGATATCTTTGCAATTTTAGCTTGTGTATTTATGTATGTCAAGAATGGTAGTagatatttcaaatatttttgttgatttatttaacTTAGAAGAGTAAAAGCAATAGTAGACATGTTGATTACCTCTGCAATTTACCCTGACAGCAAAAACAGTACTCGGACAGTacaaactttaataataacagaAAATTATGCATTTGGAATAACTAATACTTTGTTGGATGCCTGTTTGCTTAACAACAGCACTTAGACACCTCGGCATCGAATCCACTAGTTTAGTGGTTAATTGAGGTTGTATTTTAGTCCATTCTGTCtttaaaggtatttttaaGTCGATTTCTTCTTGAATATTAACAATAGGATTAAGGTCTGGACTTTGTGATGGTGTTTTAAAGTGCTCTGAACAGTTGTATACGATCCAAAGTCTAGAATCTAGTGTGGTATGCTTCTAATCATCCTgttgaaacataaaatttcgtAAACATTCCAATTTTTCTGCTCATTgctcaattttttattttaaatatttgtaccCCACTTCACAAAATTAAGACTTTGTATTCCTGCTGCTGAAAAACATCCCCATATCATTATCAAACTTccaccatgtttgaacatagGTATCAATTATGTTTTCAACATCGCGGATGTACGCCAGATAAATGTACattctggaaatttttatctttattgactggattaaaacaattacattAATTAGACGGtagtaaattgaaatttaacaattctttaTTGTTAAGATGgataaagtaaaagaaaattttttttgagaaagTCGTGTGCATCAAAGAATGCACTACAAATAATTTGCATTCcataaattttgagatttagAGATCGCAActcaatgttttaaatttaattctcttgattcaaatgtttaaaacatttcaatcattttgattattaataccaaaagttGTCAGGGACAGTATTTTGACAACAATGTCAGAGTCAAATGTTCCtcaacttttttataatactCCTATTTTCTCTGATATTATTTTCACATGCGAACGTAACGATTGTTAAAGGAGATAAAATTGCTTCAAACGAACCACGTATGTAAATATGTATATTCAGGCTTAAATTttactaattaattattttatctatAGACATATTTGCAACCTGTGTTGAAAGTTTGGGTTGTTTAGACACGAATGAAAAATGGTACCATCCAAAGTACCGACCAGTTAATTTGGAACCACTTGACAGAAATACGATAAGAACTGAGTTTTTCTTATTCAAATCGGGATCGGGATGTAACAATACTAATAATGAAACCAAAAACGacgttagaaaataattaCGTTTAAGGTCGTTTTAGATTTagcttaattttgtttttttagaaaGATATTCTGTTTGATATCATTTCAAATCAAAATCCTGATACTGCAAAAGTTGCTGGATATAAAGATTGCGGTTGTTTGAAGTTGCTCGTCCATGATTTCACGGCAAGTGGGCATGCGGGATGGATTAAAGTACTAAGTAAAATCATTTCTAGAAATGTGGCTAAGTCGAAGTAATTGTAGCATATGGCTAAAGCGTTTTTAGTTGTTAATCCTTGTAACGTCGTATCCGTTAATTGGGAGGCCGGAGCGGAACCACCGTTTGATCAAGCGATTGCAAACGCAAGAGTTGTCGCATTAGAAATTTACGCTTTCATAAGAATGTTACAGGTTGGATATATTTTGAATGTAAAAGATAACTCAGTAAGAATATTTTAGGAGCACTTTCATTTAGATGTAAAACACGAAATTCAAATCGTCGGTCATGGAGTTGGAGCTCATATAGCTGGATACGTTGGAAAAGCTTTGCAGAAAACGTTACCGAAAATAACCGGCTTAGATCCAACCGGTGCTCGATTTGAAAATATGCCACCTGTTGTAAGATTAGACGTGGATGATGCAAAGTTTGTTGAGGTACTTCATACTGATGCTTATAACTGTAAGaatatagttttaaataaGAGATCAATTTACTACTATGTTTGGTTTAAGCAAGAAGCCAAGGTACGATGCAGCCTTTAGGGAGAgtagattattatttaaataacgcGGGTCACCAACCTGGTTGTAACGACACTTGGCAATTACCTAAGTTTACGGAAGTCACAAGAGATGTGTTACAAGAAGGAAAAATTTTACCTGCTTGCAGTCATAAAAGAgcttataaatattatatcaGCGCTGCTATTAATAAGGAATGCCCTTT
Protein-coding regions in this window:
- the LOC111426852 gene encoding large ribosomal subunit protein uL16m translates to MITSNIPKFIFKAPAVNLVQTCGMKFFKPPKQYNDVVIPEKPKLRFFDKVPQYPASIKPPKMQKKLKLMRGPELVHNTFLYKQYGIIATGGGRLRWGHFEMLRLRIGREMDTSRMFAIWRVDAPWQPVTKKGQGHRMGGGKGAVDHYVTPVKSGRVIVELGGKCEFLEVKDFLNDIAAKLPFKAMAISQEMLDKIKEKEISDEENNINPYTMKYCIQNNMGGCRNWLSPVDYKWFGKYH
- the LOC111426851 gene encoding sorting nexin-29 isoform X1; this translates as MSLKLMSTVISSSVAPQKTEESGKLIQQLLDCVKKCQTRYGGKKELATEYDSCVAALCLTLESVLLHGLRNKPLVVQQISTLKQVSDIVSNSLHLNNDNISFWPFVSKHLTKHENERYAILKQIWTDTGRGKAWIRSALNEKSLERYFQSLVNNKELLKIYYEDWALLYNEEQSSLLPNMAAGLGSILFAISIDKSEFNCGNAMEKMDKLKSMAEPIIDAPIPENTQKKKRKIPKQIISFDDDETTSLSLSSSVPSSSSSITSDTLPTEIDKKPPDNNEKQQIRRKLSIETSGSRDKFSFTSLEGPLTPLTQANIGELTPISNKNPESPDDPIDISNVFTEIERKNLDIVRLNEKIGNLTIENENLREQLKKYISAVQLLKQENAVIDENVSTQNLNPDYRKEAKIFETKLVQVAEMHAELIDFNVILQKKLCAKDRIIDRLSDELEEIRGPVGILDEDDDSRRVVNVWIPSAFLTGSGSTSHHVYQIFLRAGRDEWNIYRRYAQFYALHTDLKKLDPAVSTFDFPPKKSIGKKDANLVEGRRKRLQKYLRNILSHWPELSQCNSRFLLEQHFSFFKDQECDKNIFSPRRSPNDTHHAGL
- the LOC111426851 gene encoding sorting nexin-29 isoform X2 → MSTVISSSVAPQKTEESGKLIQQLLDCVKKCQTRYGGKKELATEYDSCVAALCLTLESVLLHGLRNKPLVVQQISTLKQVSDIVSNSLHLNNDNISFWPFVSKHLTKHENERYAILKQIWTDTGRGKAWIRSALNEKSLERYFQSLVNNKELLKIYYEDWALLYNEEQSSLLPNMAAGLGSILFAISIDKSEFNCGNAMEKMDKLKSMAEPIIDAPIPENTQKKKRKIPKQIISFDDDETTSLSLSSSVPSSSSSITSDTLPTEIDKKPPDNNEKQQIRRKLSIETSGSRDKFSFTSLEGPLTPLTQANIGELTPISNKNPESPDDPIDISNVFTEIERKNLDIVRLNEKIGNLTIENENLREQLKKYISAVQLLKQENAVIDENVSTQNLNPDYRKEAKIFETKLVQVAEMHAELIDFNVILQKKLCAKDRIIDRLSDELEEIRGPVGILDEDDDSRRVVNVWIPSAFLTGSGSTSHHVYQIFLRAGRDEWNIYRRYAQFYALHTDLKKLDPAVSTFDFPPKKSIGKKDANLVEGRRKRLQKYLRNILSHWPELSQCNSRFLLEQHFSFFKDQECDKNIFSPRRSPNDTHHAGL
- the LOC111426905 gene encoding pancreatic lipase-related protein 2-like isoform X2, giving the protein MFLNFFIILLFSLILFSHANVTIVKGDKIASNEPHIFATCVESLGCLDTNEKWYHPKYRPVNLEPLDRNTIRTEFFLFKSGSGCNNTNNETKNDKDILFDIISNQNPDTAKVAGYKDCGCLKLLVHDFTASGHAGWIKVLTFLVVNPCNVVSVNWEAGAEPPFDQAIANARVVALEIYAFIRMLQEHFHLDVKHEIQIVGHGVGAHIAGYVGKALQKTLPKITGLDPTGARFENMPPVVRLDVDDAKFVEVLHTDAYNSRSQGTMQPLGRVDYYLNNAGHQPGCNDTWQLPKFTEVTRDVLQEGKILPACSHKRAYKYYISAAINKECPFIGIPCESYEKFMNGSCTDCRKSQCLIMRYDSFSSDVPKNTKVFLNTNSEPPFCMHTYEIAISVEKHDKMKKLLGFFEFILVDENNKVSFASPSIDGTVARTFLPGFVHYTIAYAPPPEIDKIKEAKVKWRNTSKFNLKNKSIYVKYITIMRVSEKMNAPVNGLCPEEGPEIKNRDFVHFNKCDVSKFKHGEVIAGAAESGSDKTAAASGERKNYSKSNSHEGTSECSSSEETKYPTAGTTKRSNAPLAPTTTSDPKSLENSNDLPECEAVEPGK
- the LOC111426905 gene encoding pancreatic lipase-related protein 2-like isoform X1 — translated: MFLNFFIILLFSLILFSHANVTIVKGDKIASNEPHIFATCVESLGCLDTNEKWYHPKYRPVNLEPLDRNTIRTEFFLFKSGSGCNNTNNETKNDKDILFDIISNQNPDTAKVAGYKDCGCLKLLVHDFTASGHAGWIKHMAKAFLVVNPCNVVSVNWEAGAEPPFDQAIANARVVALEIYAFIRMLQEHFHLDVKHEIQIVGHGVGAHIAGYVGKALQKTLPKITGLDPTGARFENMPPVVRLDVDDAKFVEVLHTDAYNSRSQGTMQPLGRVDYYLNNAGHQPGCNDTWQLPKFTEVTRDVLQEGKILPACSHKRAYKYYISAAINKECPFIGIPCESYEKFMNGSCTDCRKSQCLIMRYDSFSSDVPKNTKVFLNTNSEPPFCMHTYEIAISVEKHDKMKKLLGFFEFILVDENNKVSFASPSIDGTVARTFLPGFVHYTIAYAPPPEIDKIKEAKVKWRNTSKFNLKNKSIYVKYITIMRVSEKMNAPVNGLCPEEGPEIKNRDFVHFNKCDVSKFKHGEVIAGAAESGSDKTAAASGERKNYSKSNSHEGTSECSSSEETKYPTAGTTKRSNAPLAPTTTSDPKSLENSNDLPECEAVEPGK